The Oncorhynchus nerka isolate Pitt River linkage group LG12, Oner_Uvic_2.0, whole genome shotgun sequence genome contains the following window.
atgttttactcacgtcagctgcagtgaaggagagtctgcaggttttggtagcgggcagtgacagtggcactgtattgtcctcaaagcgagtaaagaagttatttagtctgtctgggagcaagacatcctggtccgcgacggggctggtttcctttttgtaatccgtgattgactgtagaccctgccacattcctcttgtgtctgagccgttgaattgcaactctactttgcctctctactgacgcttagcttgtttgattgccttgcggagggaatagctacacagtttgtattcggtcatgatgacagcttgcacactcttggcattctctcaaccaaactcaagaggtagtcacctggaatgcatttccattaacaggtgtgccttgttaaaagttcatttgtagaatgtctttccttcttaaagcATTAGAGCCAATCAAGTAAAACTGAGAAAGTTTGTGTCCatgcttagagagagagagaacatgattAAGATATTATTACTTAAAAAGTATATGTAACTTGATGACACTAAATAAATACAGAATATAACATTACGTAGCAAtagccttcattgtaaataaagcTAACTGTGGCTTCTGTTGTTACTGCAGTTTCTGCTAGCAGTACCCCAATGGCATCAACAGAAACCTCTGAAACTACAGAACAACTTTCAACTACAGAAATCCCTGCAACTGCTACAGAAAATCCAAGTACTACTGATGCTGGACTTACAGCCAAAACAGGTACCACTGATGCTGGACTTACAGCCGAAACAGGTACGACTGATGCTGGAAGTACAGCTGAAACAGGTTCGACTGATGCCGGACGTACAGTCGAAACAGGTACCACTGATGCTGGACCTACAGCCGAAACAGGTACCACTGATGCTGGACTTACAGCCAAAACAGGTACCACTGAAGCCAGACCCATCACCGAAACAGGTACCACTGAAGCTGGACCCATCACTGAAACAGGTACCACTGAAGCCGGACCCATCACCGAAACAGGTACCACTGAAGCCGGACCCATCACCGAAACAGGTACCACTGACGCCGGACCCATCACCGAAACAGGTACCACTGAAGCCGGACCCATCACCGAAACAGGTACCACTGAAGCCGGACCCATCACCGAAACAGGTACCACTGAAGCCGGACCCATCACCGAAACAGGTACCACTGAAGCCGGACCTACAGCCAATCCAGGTACAACTGATGCTGGTAATACAGCCGAAACAGGTACCACTGATGCTGGTAATACAGCCGAACCAGGTACCACTGATTCCGGACCTACAGCCAATCCAGGTACAACTGACTCCGGACCTACAGCCGAAACAGGTACCACTGATTCCGGACCTACAGCCAATCCAGGTACAACTGATTCCGGACCTACAGCCGAAACAGGTACCACTGATTCCGGACCTACAGCCAATCCAGGTACAACTGATGCTGGTAATACAGCCGAAACAGGTACCACTGATGCTGGTAATACAGCCGAACCAGGTACCACTGAAGCCGGACCCATCACAGAAACAGGTACCACTGATGCCGGACCCATCACCGAAACAGGTACTACTGAAGCCGGACCCATCACCGAAACAGGTACCACTGAAGCCGGACCCATCACAGAAACAGGTACCACTGAAGCCGGACCCATCACCGAAACAGGTACCACTGACGCCGGACCCATCACCGAAACAGGCACCACTGACGCCGGACCCATCACCGAAACAGGTACCACTGACGCCGGACCCATCACCGAAACAGGTACCACTGACGCCGGACCCATCACCGAAACAGGTACCACTGAAGCCGGACCCATCACCGAAACAGGTACCACTGTAGCCGGACCCATCACCGAAACAGGTACCACTGAAGCCGGACCCATCACCGAAACAGGTACCACTGACGCCGGACCCATCACCGAAACAGGCACCACTGACGCCGGACCCATCACGAAACAGGCACCACTGAAGCCGGACCCATCACGAAACAGGCACCACTGACGCCGGACCCATCACCGAAACAGGCACCACTGACGCCGGACCCATCACCGAAACAGGTACCACTGACGCCGGACCCATCACCGAAACAGGCACCACTGACGCCGGACCCATCACCGAAACAGGCACCACTGAAGCCGGACCCATCACCGAAACAGGTACCACTGACGCCGGACCCATCACCGAAACAGGCACCACTGACGCCGGACCCATCACCGAAACAGGCACCACTGAAGCCGGACCCATCACCGAAACAGGTACCACTGAAGCCGGACCCATCACCGAAACAGGTACCACTGAAGCCGGACCCATCACCGAAACAGGTACCACCGAAGCCGGAGCCATCACCGAAACAGGTACCACTGAAGCCGGACCCATCACCGAAACAGGTACCACTGAAGCCGGACCCATCACCGAAACAGGTACCACTGATTCCGGACCTACAGCCAAAACAGGTACCACTGAAGCCAGACCCATCACCGAAACAGGTACCACTGAAGCTGGACCCATCACTGAAACAGGTACCACTGAAGCCGGACCCATCACCGAAACAGGTACCACTGAAGCCGGACCCATCACCGAAACAGGTACCACCGAGGCCGGAGCCATCACCGAAACAGGTACCACTGAAGCCGGACTCATCACCGAAACAGGTACCACTGAAGCCGGACCCATCACCGAAACAGGTACCACTGATTCCGGACCTACAGCCAATCCAGGTACAACTGATGCTAGTAATACAGCCGAAACAGGTACCACTGATGCTGGTAATACAGCCGAACCAGGTACCACTGATGCTGGTAATACAGCCGAACCAGGTACCACTGATTCCGGACCTACAGCCAATCCAGGTACAACTGATTCCGGACCTACAGCCGAAACAGGTACCACTGATTCCGGACCTACAGCCAATCCAGGTACAACTGATGCTGGTAATACAGCCGAAACAGGTACCACTGATGCTGGTAATACAGCCGAACCAGGTACCACTGATGCCGGACCTACAGCCGAAACAGGTACTACTGATGTTGGTAATACAGCCGAACCAGGTACCACTGATGCTGGAGCTACTGCCAATCCAGTTACCACTGATGCCGGACCTACAGCCGAAACAGGTACTACTGATGCTGGTAATACAGCCGAACCAGGTACCACTGATGCTGGAGCTACAGCCAATCCAGTTACCACTGATTCCGGACCTACAGCCGATGAAACAGGTACCACTGATGCTGGACCTACAGCCGAAACAGGTACCACAGATGCCGGACCTACAGCCGAAACAGGTACGACTGATTCCAGACCTACAGCCGAAACAGGTACCACTGATGCCGGACCTACAGCCGAAACAGGTACTACTGATGCTGGCAATACTGCCGAACCAGGTACAACTGATGCTGGTAATACAGCCGAACCAGGCACCACTGATTCTGGAGCTACAGCCAATCCAGGTACCACTGATGCCGGACCTACAGCCGAAACAGGTACTACTGATGCTGGTAATACAGCCGAACCAGCTACCACTGATGCTGGAGCTACAGCCAATCCAGTTACCACTGATTCCGGACCTACAGCCGATGAAACAGGTACCACTGATGCCGGACCTACAGCCGAAACAGGTACCACTGATGCCGGACCTACAGCCGAAACAGGTACGACTGATTCCGGACCTACAGCCGAAACAGGTACCACTGATGCCAGACCTACAGCCGAAACAGGTACCACTGATGCCGGACCTACAGCCGAATCAGGTACCACTGATGCCGGATATACAGCCGAACCAGGTACCACTGATTCCGGACCTACAGCCAATCCAGGTACCACTGATGCCGGATATACAGCCGAAACAGGTACCACTGATGCCGGACCTACAGCCAAAACAGGTACCACTGATTCCGGACCAACTGCCGAAACAGGTACCACTGATGCTGGAACTACAGCCAAACCAGATACTACCGGTGCTGGAACTACAGCCAAACCAGATACTACCGATGCTGGAACTACAGCCAAACCAGATACTACCGATGCTGGAACTACAGCCAAACCAGATACTACTGATGCTGGAACTACAGCCAAACCAGGTACTACTGATGCTGGAACTACAGCCAAACCAGGAACTACTGATGCTGGAACTACAGCCAAACCAGATACTACCGATGCTGGAACTACAGCCAAACCAGGAATTACCGATGCTGGAACTACAGCCAAACCAGATACTACTGATGCTGGAACTACAGCCAAAGCAGATACTACTGATGCTGGAACTACAGCCAAACCAGATACTACCGATGCTGGAAC
Protein-coding sequences here:
- the muc3a gene encoding mucin-3A; translation: MELQPDQVVLMLELQPDQVVLMPELQPDQVVLMLELQPDQVVLMPELQPDQVVLMLELQPDQVVLMNRNQVVLMPELQPDQVLLMLELQPDQVLLMLELQPDQVLLMLELQPDQVLLMLELQLDQVVLMLELQPDQVLLMLELQPDQVVLMPELQPDQVLLMLELQPDQVLLMLELQPDQVVLMLELQPDQVLLMLELQPIQVLLMLELQPIQVLLMLELQPDQVVLMLELQPDQVVLMPELQPDQVLLMLELQPDQVLLMLELQPDQVLLMLELQPDQVLLMLELQPDQVVLMLELQPDQVLLMLELQPDQVVLMPELQPDQVLLMLELQPDQVLLMLELQPDQVVLMLELQPDQVLLMLELQPDQVVLMPELQPDQVLLMLELQPDQVLLMLELQPDQVVLMPELQPDQVLLMLELQPDQVVLMPELQPDQVLLMLELQPDQVVLMLELQPDQVLLMLELQPDQVVLMPELQPDQFLLAVPQWHQQKPLKLQNNFQLQKSLQLLQKIQVLLMLDLQPKQVPLMLDLQPKQVRLMLEVQLKQVRLMPDVQSKQVPLMLDLQPKQVPLMLDLQPKQVPLKPDPSPKQVPLKLDPSLKQVPLKPDPSPKQVPLKPDPSPKQVPLTPDPSPKQVPLKPDPSPKQVPLKPDPSPKQVPLKPDPSPKQVPLKPDLQPIQVQLMLVIQPKQVPLMLVIQPNQVPLIPDLQPIQVQLTPDLQPKQVPLIPDLQPIQVQLIPDLQPKQVPLIPDLQPIQVQLMLVIQPKQVPLMLVIQPNQVPLKPDPSQKQVPLMPDPSPKQVLLKPDPSPKQVPLKPDPSQKQVPLKPDPSPKQVPLTPDPSPKQAPLTPDPSPKQVPLTPDPSPKQVPLTPDPSPKQVPLKPDPSPKQVPLRTHHETGTTDAGPITETGTTDAGPITETGTTDAGPITETGTTDAGPITETGTTEAGPITETGTTDAGPITETGTTDAGPITETGTTEAGPITETGTTEAGPITETGTTEAGPITETGTTEAGAITETGTTEAGPITETGTTEAGPITETGTTDSGPTAKTGTTEARPITETGTTEAGPITETGTTEAGPITETGTTEAGPITETGTTEAGAITETGTTEAGLITETGTTEAGPITETGTTDSGPTANPGTTDASNTAETGTTDAGNTAEPGTTDAGNTAEPGTTDSGPTANPGTTDSGPTAETGTTDSGPTANPGTTDAGNTAETGTTDAGNTAEPGTTDAGPTAETGTTDVGNTAEPGTTDAGATANPVTTDAGPTAETGTTDAGNTAEPGTTDAGATANPVTTDSGPTADETGTTDAGPTAETGTTDAGPTAETGTTDSRPTAETGTTDAGPTAETGTTDAGNTAEPGTTDAGNTAEPGTTDSGATANPGTTDAGPTAETGTTDAGNTAEPATTDAGATANPVTTDSGPTADETGTTDAGPTAETGTTDAGPTAETGTTDSGPTAETGTTDARPTAETGTTDAGPTAESGTTDAGYTAEPGTTDSGPTANPGTTDAGYTAETGTTDAGPTAKTGTTDSGPTAETGTTDAGTTAKPDTTGAGTTAKPDTTDAGTTAKPDTTDAGTTAKPDTTDAGTTAKPGTTDAGTTAKPGTTDAGTTAKPDTTDAGTTAKPGITDAGTTAKPDTTDAGTTAKADTTDAGTTAKPDTTDAGTTAKPGTTGAGTTAKPDTTDAGTTAKPGTTDAGTTAKPDTTDAGTTAKPGITDAGTTAKPDTTGAGTTAKPGITDAGTTAKPGTTDAGTTAKPGTTDAGTTAKPGTTDAGTTAKPGITDAGTTAKPDTTDAGTTAKPGTTDAGTTAKPGTTDAGTTAKPGTTDAGTTVEPSLPSTTSSTIATTATPPIQCENGGTPEGQSCNCPPDFHGETCRDFKTDIVPGTLNRTAVVNNMETNSPYIEKYNDKTSTEYTDKVKDFTTEMEEYYRNKGIRNFTVENVTLSKGSLMTIRLGRGIEENRMENSLYNPKAGSYRLKVKHNIILTVLNEPGAEQQYKNFVGDVNLALENIKLCSARRSGCPTFTVVSVEEPQETPLDEKAVCQKTINLDFAKYFEPYNKDGKLLCLTACDPRHNNTKNCNSGICEVTRAGLSCNCKNTNSIWYLADCNHPIHKAGLYAGISITAGVVLVIFGVLIVFLVVNKKKEKRNKDTKQEMVNQWLEDDFEWPTPNTRSTTTPHPGTYDNPAYTNGVSNIYQHSSGPLPTYNPNPQSSERYPPPYYPSEPHNQMHNFPSNQPVRINRPQIRTSCDL